The genomic region ATAGTCGAGCCGGTCGATCGAAAGGATAATCTTCCTGTCGCCGTTGTCACCTTCGTTCCGGCCGAAAAGCCTCCCGAATCCATCCGTTCTGCTGCCGTTTGGAGACTTGATACCGTCAACATCCTTACGTATCCTTTCGAAATCAATACCCATGGGAAAGTTGTCGATCTTGACAACCCTTTCATCTATCTTAAAAGTATTGAGAATATTGTCATAACCCAGCAGCCTTCTTACACAGCTCATGAAATGCCTCTCATAGTCGAAGGTGTGAAACCCTATGAGGTCGGCCCCGAGCATTCCTTCGAGAAGCTCCTGGCGCCAGGGGAAGATCCTCATTACCTCGAATGACGGGAAGGGTATGTGCATGAAGAAACCGATCGATATGTCCGGTTTCCTTTTCCTGATCATCGCAGGAAGAAGCATCAGGTGGTAATCGTGTATCCATATCTTGTCTCCCTCACCGGCTTCCTCTGCAACGGTATCCGCAAATTTTTCATTGACCCTGCGGTAGGCTTCCCAGTAGCGGGGACTGAAATCGCTGTACTGCGGGAAATAATGGAAGAGCGGCCAGATGGTCTGGTTGCAGAACCCGTGATGGTGATCGTCTATCTCTTCGGACGACAATTCCAGGGGGTGGCAGTTCTTATCACGGTACATACGGTGTATCTCTTTCATACCCTTCTTATCGAGTTCGACGGACTCATTGCCGGTCCATCCTGCCCAGATGCACCGGCTGTACTTGGAAAAGGCATTGAGGCTTCCTGATATGCCTCCAGTTTTCTCGGTCAGCGCAGGCTTACCATCCTTTTCGATGATCTCGTAGGGCAGTTTGTTTGAAACAATAATTAGTTTGCTCATATCTCTGTTTTTATAAGATTATCAGTGCATTGACAGTGATGTTGAAAAAAAATGATATTAAGCCGGGCCAATCTGCACCGTTGTGTTGGTTTTTCTTTGTATTATGTTTTATTTTAACCCTTTAAAGGTCATAGTTGTCTGTAACTTGACGGACTGTTACAGGGGTAATGAACTTGTTAAATTATAAAATATATATGCAAAAGTACAGTTTTGATGCGGTAATTTTTGATCTTGACGGGGTGGTAACACAAACTGCCCTTACCCATGCCATGGCATGGAAGGATATGTTTGACGATTACCTCCGGGAAAGGGAAAAGCGAGATAACGAGCCTTTCAGGGAGTTTACACATGCCGGCGACTACCTGCCGTATGTTGACGGTAAACCCCGTTACAAAGGCGTGGAATCTTTCCTTAAATCACGGGGAATAGATATCCCATTCGGTTCACCGGATGATGATCCTTCGATGGAGACCTGCTGCGGGCTGGGAAACAGGAAAAACGATGCTTTTAATGAGATACTTGAAAGGGAAGGTGCAAAAGTATACGAATCAACCGTTGAGCTGATAAAGGAGCTTAAGAATGCGGGTATAAGGCTTGGGGTGGCATCATCCAGCAAAAACTGTAAACCTGTGCTTGAGTCGGTCAACCTCCTTGAGTATTTTGAGACGCGCGTTGACGGGGTGGTTTCTGCTGAAATGGGACTGCAGGGTAAGCCCGAACCCGATATTTTTACGGTGGCTGCCGATAACCTGGGCGTGGCATATGACCGGTCGGTAGTGGTTGAAGATGCCGTATCGGGGGTGCAGGCCGGCCGTAAAGGCAACTTTGGTTTTGTGTTAGGCGTGGCCCGGGAAGACAATATAATGGAGCTTCGTAACAACGGTGCCGACATTGTGGTGGAGGACCTGGAGGAGATCGGGGGTATGGCTGGCATAGAGGAGTGGTTCAGGCACGGCCTCAGGGAGGATATGTGGAAGCTGAACTACAGGGATTATGATCCGGTGAGGGAGCGTTCACGCGAGGCGCTTATGACGGTTGGCAACGGTTATTTCGGGACCCGTGGGGCTATAGAGGAGCTTGATGCCAACCCGGTCAACTATCCGGGCACCTATATGGCCGGATGCTTTAACAGGATGGAGTCGGATGTGGGCGACAGGACCGTGGTGAACGAGGATTTTGTGAATGTACCGGACTGGCTTTTGCTGACCTTCAGGATTGAGGGCGAAAGGTGGTTCAATCCCAACAAGACTGAAATAGTGGAGATGGAGAGGTCGCTGGATATGCGTAACGGACTTCTTGTGCGGAGACTTGTAGCAGAAGATGAGCAGGGGAGGGAGACCCTGATCGAATCACGGCGGATGGCAAGTATGGATGACCGTTACCTGGCGGCTGCCGAATATACGGTGACACCGCTCAACTATTCTGCAAAGATAACCATCAGGTCGGGAATGAATGCTGACGTGATAAATGACGGGGTCAAAAGATACAGGCAGCTTAACCAGGATCACCTCCACAAACACCGGCGCGGTGCCGACGGACCCCTGTCGTGGGTCAGCGCCGAAACAAAACAGAGCGGTATAGTTATTGCCGAAGCGGCACTGCTGAAGTCCCATCTGAACGGCAAAAAGATCGGCCCCTCTTTCAACCATAAGACTACAAGGGGCCGGGTCGATACAAGCTTTACCGTTGATGTGAAGGAGGGGGATACGGTAAAGGTGGAAAAGCTGGTATGCCTTTGCAACAGCATTGACGGACTGCATCCCGACCCGCTCTCATACGTGAGGACCAGGGCTGCTTCACTGGAATCATTCGACAGCCTGCTTGAGAACAGCTCATCGGCCTGGGGGAAGATCTGGGAAAAAACCGGGATAGAGCTGGAAGGCGACCGCCTGGCACAGAAACTTCTGAGATTGCACATATACCACCTTATGGTGGCCACCTCTCCCCACAACGTGGATATTGATTTTGGTATCCCGGCAAGGGGACTCCATGGTGAGGCTTACCGCGGGCATATATTCTGGGATGAACTGTACATACTCCCGTTCTACTGCCTCCATTTCCCGGAGGTTGCAAGATCGGTGCTGATGTACCGCTACAGGAGGCTGGATGCGGCACGCGACTACGCCCGCGAGCACGGTTATAACGGTGCCATGTTCCCCTGGCAGAGTGGCAGTGACGGATCTGAAGAGACCCAGGTGGTCCACCTTAATCCCCTGTCGGGGGAGTGGGGCGATGACTACAGCTCGATGCAGAGACACATATCCATTGCTGTGGCGTACAATGTATGGACCTACTGGAATATTACGGGTGACCTGGAGTTCATATCCGGTTACGGCGCTGAGATGTTCCTTGAGATATGCCGCTTCTGGGCAAGCAAGACTATCTTTAACGAAAAGACCGGCAGGTATGAGATACATAAAGTGATGGGCCCCGATGAGTTTCATGAGAAACTGCCGGGAGCCGCGGAGGGGGGACTGAAGGATAATGCCTATACCAATATAATGGTGGTGTGGCTCTTCAGGAGGGCGTTCGACCTGCTTGATGCCATGGACAAAGAGGCCAAAGACCGGGTGCTTGAGCTGACAGGCCTTACAGGCGATGAGCTTCAGAAATGGCATGACGAGGTGAAGAAAATGAACCTGGTCATTTCTGATGAGGGCATCATCGCGCAGTTTGACGGGTATTTCGACCTTGAGGAGCTGGACTGGGATGCCTATCGCGAAAAATACGGCAATATTTACAGGCTCGACAGGCTGCTTAAGGCCGAGGGAAGGTCGCCCGACAACTACAAGCTGTCCAAGCAGGCCGACCTGCTGATGAGCTTCTACAATATCGGGGAGGATGCGGTGACTGGAATTATAAAGGAGCTTGGCTACAGCCTGCCGGATGACTACCTGGAGAAGAACTATGATTACTACATCAGCCGCTGTTCGCACGGATCAACCCTCAGCAGGGTGGTGCACTCATATATTGCCTCTCTGACAGGCCGTTCAGCAAAGGCATGGGAATTGTATGATGAAGCATTGAAGAGCGACTATTCCGATATTCAGGGGGGCACCACGGCCGAGGGAATTCATGCCGGGGTCATGGGCGGCACGGTGCTGATGGCCATGACAGCTTTCGGCGGATTGAACCTGCAGGGGGATAATATTGTTATATATCCGGCGCTGCCCGGTCACTGGAGGGAACTCTCCTTCAGATTCGGCTTTCGCCGGAACATTTTTTCGGTCAGGGTAACCGGCAGCCGGGTATTGATCACTGCAGGCAGTTCCAATTCGGATGAGACCATAACGGTTGCCGGCACCGATTACAAAATAGCTCCCGGTGAGGAGCTTGAAGTTACTTATTAATCCGTAAATCATTAACAGATACTATGCTGGGAGACGTATTGCTGATAAATGACCTTCATAAGTCCGCCGCACAGGCGATAATGGAAAGGGTCATTGCAGATAAGAAGAGTAAAGAGGAGAAGGACCCTGATTACAAATACGTGGTCGCGATATCGGGAGAATCGGGTGCCGGCAAGAGCGAGCTGTCACATTCTCTTGCACTGGCGCTCAAGGCACAGGGCATCAGGGTAAAGGTGCTGCATACCGACAACTACTACCTGGTACCTCCGCTGCTGAGAAAGGAGTGGAGGATGACTAACGGCATCGAGTCGGTTGGAATCGATGAGTACGACTGGAGCCTGGTGAACCGTAACATAGCAGATTTCAAGGAGAACAGGGAGACCATCATGCCGTGCATCGATATCGTACCCGACCAGATAGACAAGCTGATAACCGATTTCATGAAGATACACCTGCTGGTGATCGACGGACTGTATGCCATAAACACCGAAAACGTCGACCTGAGGGTCTTTATCGAGCTCACTTACCATGAGACCAAGATGTCGCAGCTCATGAGGGGTAAAGAGCCCCAGGATGAATTCAGGCTGCAGGTGCTGGAAAGGGAGCACATCAACGTGATGTCGCTTAAGCCGAAGGCAGACCTGCTGGTGAACCGGAACTACGATGTGGTTGACGCTGTAACAGGCGTTGTCAACAACGGAGCGGGTGGAGCCGGCGCCGTAAAAGGCTGACCAATTCCCTTATATATCAGTCCCTGAAGATAAGGATCTCCTTTTCGCCTGTAGATTTGACGTACCCTCTGTACATGCCCTCTGTGTTGAAGGGCATCGAAACGTTCCCGTATCTGTCGACTGCCACAACACCGCCGGTTCCCCCGGCATCAACAAGCTTCTTGTTGATCACATGGTCTGCGGCATCCTGCAGGCTCATGCCTGAATATTCCATCAGGGCGGCAATGTCGTAGGAAACAACGTTCCTTATGAAGTATTCGCCGTGTCCGGTGGCCGATACTGCACAGGTTTTGTTGCAAGCCCATGTCCCTGCACCGATTACCGGCGAATCGCCTATGCGGCCATATCGCTTGTTGGACATGCCTCCCGTTGATGTACCTGCAGCAAGGTTACCGTGGCTGTCCAGCGCCACGGCGCCTACGGTGCCCTGTTTCTCAGCTTCTATCTGCCTTTTTACGGCATCCAGTCTCCTTTCGGTATGGAAATAGCTGTTGTCTACAATTTCCAGCTCCTGCTCTTCCGCGAAAGCGGAAGCCCCTGATCCCGCCATCATCACGTGTGGAGAATTTTCCATGACGGCAATGGCCCCGAGAATGGGATTCCTGATGTCGGTCACGCCCGCGATGGCCCCTGCATTGCGTGTCTTGCCGTCCATGACCGAGGCGTCAAGCTCTACCCTGAGCTGGTTGGTGAATACTGCCCCCTTCCCGGCATTGAAAAGAGGGCAATCTTCCATTATCATGATGGCGGCACGTACCGCCGCGAGACTGGTTCCTCCCGACCTGAGGATTGCCTCACCGGCTTCGAGCGCTTCATTGAGCCTGACAGTGTACTCTTCCTGCTGCTCTGCTGTCATCCTGTCCCTTCTCAGTGTTCCTGCACCTCCGTGGATGGCAATTACGTATTCGGGAACATCGCCGGGAGTCCGGCCGGCTGTTTCAGTTGCGCCGTTGCATCCGCTCAGCATGAGGGCCGCCAGGGCAACAAGTGAAAGTGTGATGGTCGTCAGTTTCTTCATGTTGTTATTCTTATTGTTTGGTTTAGTAATCTCTCCGGCAATAAGGATGCTTCCGGTTACGGCTGCTTTTAGTCATTCGTTAAGGTACCTGCTGAGCACCTGGAACAGTTCCCGCTGCCTTATCGGTTTGGGCAGGTAGTCGTTGCATCCTGCCTCTATGATCCTCTCCCTCTCTTCAGCCATGGCATAAGCTGTCTGGGCTATAACCGGCAGGTCCGGCCTTATGGCCCTTATTTCCCTGGTAGCCTCATACCCATCCATTTCCGGCATCTGTATATCCATTAGAACCAGATCTATATTCGAATTGTTGCGGCATTCCTCGATGGCTGGCCTGCCGTCTTTTGCAGTTATTATTTTTATGCCTGTCGGCTCCAGCATTTTCTGGAGGAGTCTGGAGTTAAGCTCATTGTCCTCGACTACCAGGACAACCTTGTCTTTCCAGTCAAAACTGTCCATATCTGTTTTTGTTTCATTGTTTTGATCTGCCGTGTTTTCAACCCTGTGGAGAGGCAGGGTAAAATAGAACGTTGAACCTTTGCCCTCGGCAGATTCCAGCCATATCCGGCCTCCCAGCAATGACACCAGGTTCCTGGTAATTGCCAGTCCCAGTCCCGTTCCGCCGGTTTTTCTGTTTGAACCTGCATCAAGACGCCTGAAGCGGTCGAAGATCACATGGTGCTTGTCCTCCGGGATCCCTATGCCGGTATCGCTTACGTAAAAAACAATATCCTTCTCTTTCACGGTGTAACCAAACTCAACCTTCCCTTTTTTCGTGAACTTCAAGGCATTACTCAGGAGGTTTGAGAATATCTGCCTGAACCTGTTGTCGTCGGTCAGGATTGTCAGATTACCGGTGCCGTCAGGAATATTCACAGCAAAACTGATACAGGGTCCTACGTCTGTGAGTCTCTCCTTTTCGAATGAGTAATGCAGCTCTTTCATTATCCTGTTTATATCACAGGCCGTCTTGCTTACCTGTACCTCTCCCGACTCAATTCTTGCAAAGTCTATTATATCGTCAATCAGGTTGAGAAGAGTGTTTCCCGTATTCTTTATTATCTCTATATATTCTGAATTATCGGTGTCGGGGGACTGGTGGGTGCTGAGCAGCTTGGAGAAACCTATGATGGCATTCATGGGTGTCCGTATCTCATGTGACATGTTGGCGAGAAAGGCAGATTTGAGCTTGTCGGACTCAATGGCCTTCTCCTTGGCCTCCTCCAGCCTTCTTTCATACAATAGCCTCTCGGTTATATCCTTTATGATGACTACGATGTTTGAGGGTTGCTGTTCCGTATCTCTCAGCATACTGGCCGATATCTCGGCCATGAAACAGGAGCCGTCTCGTTTTAGCAGTGTAAAGGTTTTGTTTTTTATATATCCCTTGTTGATCACATTCCTGATAAAATTACCAGCCCGGTTATGATCCTTTTCAGCCACCATCTCCATCGCAGGGATATTCCGGTGGGGATTGGTTGCCGGGATCATGAAAAGATCCAGTGTCGCCCTGTTCCTGTCAATTACTAACCCGTCGGGGGTGATGAGTATAATTGCATCAGGTGAAGCCATGAACAGGTTCTCAAAATATAATTTCTCTATCCTGATACGCTCATCCCCGGCGTTACCAGTTGCCTGCAAACGGAAGGTGAGGAGTATGACCGGGACAGACGATAGCCGGATAATTCTTCCCCGGAAACCTGCAGGTACCCTTTTTCCACCCGGCAGGCACAAGGTGCCTTCAAAACTTTCAGTTTCACCATTGATCCAGCGCTCCGATACCTTCTTCAGGGCAGCTTTCTCATTTTCAGGCACAAGTTTGAGAAAATGAGTTCCGGTAAAAAGGCCCGGTCCGGCTTCAGCCAATGCACAGACAGCCCGGTTGGCATCCGTTACAATACCCCTTTCGTCAACCATTACCATGGCATCAGATGAATGTTCGAAAAGGCTTTTGAATGCCTGGTTATCTTCGTCCCTGTAGGCGGGCGGTTGTGCTGACATATAACGACCGGTTAATGCGGCCGGTTATGGTAAGGGTTGATCTAGCCGCGGGGACTAAATTAAAAAAGTATTATTGAATTTCAATAAAAATTGAAAAGGTTTACCGGCGCGGATTAAGGTTTACCGGCGCGGATTAAGGTTTACATTTCCGTAACGTGTATTTATCTCAATAACTGCCGACGGAGATGGATCATCTCCCACCTTTCCGGAGAGAGTGGACTGCTGTCCCCTGGATATGCGGTTCACCCTTTCGCTTTGGGGAATGGTTACGGTACCGTAGCTGGCAGATGATTCGATCTTGTATGAAGCCCTTTCGTCCAGTCCCATTCTCATATTGCCATAACTGCCGACAAACCTCACCTTCGAAAAGCCCGGCGGCACATTGTCAACCCTTACGTTACCGTAACGTGATTCAACATCCAGGGAATTTAATAGTGTGTTGATGGAATAGTTGGTATATGCTCCCTCGGATACAAAGTTGTTGATCCGGCCGAGGATATACTCGCTGTAGTTCGCTTCGGAAACTATTGAACTGGCGCTCTCAACCCTCAGTTTTGAATATCTTGATGAGACCACAAGAGCCCTGCAGGTCTCGACTGTAAGATCGGAGTATCTCATGTTCACCTTGAGCCACTGCGCCTCATTTATAGTGGCTTTTGGCGAATAGGCAAGGGTGATCTCACTGAGCGGCCGGGTGTTGTCCCTTATTATCTTGTTGGCCTGAAGGTTCCCGTACCATAGTTCGATCAGTGTGTGGCCGGTTGCCTCGTTGACGAATACATCGCCGTAACGGTGGGATATTTTCAGATCAGTCTCACGCGGTGCGTATACTATATAGTCAATGGTAATGCCCGGCCCGTCCTCACCCGATGAAAACCATCGTGAACCGGGACGGCTGATCCGCTGGTCGATCGTGGTAACGGCGCTAACCGAGTTATTGACCTGGGTGAAATTGACGGAAATATGTGAAAGCTGCCTGTCGGCGGTCTCCTGCGAGGCGTGGGTCACCTTTACCAGCACCTCAACAGAGATCTCCTCCCTGTCCCAGTTTCTTATATCAATAC from Marinilabiliales bacterium harbors:
- a CDS encoding beta-phosphoglucomutase family hydrolase, with amino-acid sequence MNLLNYKIYMQKYSFDAVIFDLDGVVTQTALTHAMAWKDMFDDYLREREKRDNEPFREFTHAGDYLPYVDGKPRYKGVESFLKSRGIDIPFGSPDDDPSMETCCGLGNRKNDAFNEILEREGAKVYESTVELIKELKNAGIRLGVASSSKNCKPVLESVNLLEYFETRVDGVVSAEMGLQGKPEPDIFTVAADNLGVAYDRSVVVEDAVSGVQAGRKGNFGFVLGVAREDNIMELRNNGADIVVEDLEEIGGMAGIEEWFRHGLREDMWKLNYRDYDPVRERSREALMTVGNGYFGTRGAIEELDANPVNYPGTYMAGCFNRMESDVGDRTVVNEDFVNVPDWLLLTFRIEGERWFNPNKTEIVEMERSLDMRNGLLVRRLVAEDEQGRETLIESRRMASMDDRYLAAAEYTVTPLNYSAKITIRSGMNADVINDGVKRYRQLNQDHLHKHRRGADGPLSWVSAETKQSGIVIAEAALLKSHLNGKKIGPSFNHKTTRGRVDTSFTVDVKEGDTVKVEKLVCLCNSIDGLHPDPLSYVRTRAASLESFDSLLENSSSAWGKIWEKTGIELEGDRLAQKLLRLHIYHLMVATSPHNVDIDFGIPARGLHGEAYRGHIFWDELYILPFYCLHFPEVARSVLMYRYRRLDAARDYAREHGYNGAMFPWQSGSDGSEETQVVHLNPLSGEWGDDYSSMQRHISIAVAYNVWTYWNITGDLEFISGYGAEMFLEICRFWASKTIFNEKTGRYEIHKVMGPDEFHEKLPGAAEGGLKDNAYTNIMVVWLFRRAFDLLDAMDKEAKDRVLELTGLTGDELQKWHDEVKKMNLVISDEGIIAQFDGYFDLEELDWDAYREKYGNIYRLDRLLKAEGRSPDNYKLSKQADLLMSFYNIGEDAVTGIIKELGYSLPDDYLEKNYDYYISRCSHGSTLSRVVHSYIASLTGRSAKAWELYDEALKSDYSDIQGGTTAEGIHAGVMGGTVLMAMTAFGGLNLQGDNIVIYPALPGHWRELSFRFGFRRNIFSVRVTGSRVLITAGSSNSDETITVAGTDYKIAPGEELEVTY
- a CDS encoding uridine kinase, with the translated sequence MLGDVLLINDLHKSAAQAIMERVIADKKSKEEKDPDYKYVVAISGESGAGKSELSHSLALALKAQGIRVKVLHTDNYYLVPPLLRKEWRMTNGIESVGIDEYDWSLVNRNIADFKENRETIMPCIDIVPDQIDKLITDFMKIHLLVIDGLYAINTENVDLRVFIELTYHETKMSQLMRGKEPQDEFRLQVLEREHINVMSLKPKADLLVNRNYDVVDAVTGVVNNGAGGAGAVKG
- a CDS encoding isoaspartyl peptidase/L-asparaginase encodes the protein MKKLTTITLSLVALAALMLSGCNGATETAGRTPGDVPEYVIAIHGGAGTLRRDRMTAEQQEEYTVRLNEALEAGEAILRSGGTSLAAVRAAIMIMEDCPLFNAGKGAVFTNQLRVELDASVMDGKTRNAGAIAGVTDIRNPILGAIAVMENSPHVMMAGSGASAFAEEQELEIVDNSYFHTERRLDAVKRQIEAEKQGTVGAVALDSHGNLAAGTSTGGMSNKRYGRIGDSPVIGAGTWACNKTCAVSATGHGEYFIRNVVSYDIAALMEYSGMSLQDAADHVINKKLVDAGGTGGVVAVDRYGNVSMPFNTEGMYRGYVKSTGEKEILIFRD
- a CDS encoding response regulator — encoded protein: MSAQPPAYRDEDNQAFKSLFEHSSDAMVMVDERGIVTDANRAVCALAEAGPGLFTGTHFLKLVPENEKAALKKVSERWINGETESFEGTLCLPGGKRVPAGFRGRIIRLSSVPVILLTFRLQATGNAGDERIRIEKLYFENLFMASPDAIILITPDGLVIDRNRATLDLFMIPATNPHRNIPAMEMVAEKDHNRAGNFIRNVINKGYIKNKTFTLLKRDGSCFMAEISASMLRDTEQQPSNIVVIIKDITERLLYERRLEEAKEKAIESDKLKSAFLANMSHEIRTPMNAIIGFSKLLSTHQSPDTDNSEYIEIIKNTGNTLLNLIDDIIDFARIESGEVQVSKTACDINRIMKELHYSFEKERLTDVGPCISFAVNIPDGTGNLTILTDDNRFRQIFSNLLSNALKFTKKGKVEFGYTVKEKDIVFYVSDTGIGIPEDKHHVIFDRFRRLDAGSNRKTGGTGLGLAITRNLVSLLGGRIWLESAEGKGSTFYFTLPLHRVENTADQNNETKTDMDSFDWKDKVVLVVEDNELNSRLLQKMLEPTGIKIITAKDGRPAIEECRNNSNIDLVLMDIQMPEMDGYEATREIRAIRPDLPVIAQTAYAMAEERERIIEAGCNDYLPKPIRQRELFQVLSRYLNE